The nucleotide window GCAGCGCCGTGGCCGGACCCTAACAGCCGGCGGGCCGCCGGCGGGGCGTCGTCCGGCCCCCTCCGGACCGTCCTGCAGGGGGCCGGCGGGCACGCGGCGCGGACCTCCCGGCGCCGTCCCGGTGTCGCTACCGCGGGTCGGTCGGGGGTGCGTCCGTGCTGGTCAGGAAGGTGCGGAGCACCTGGTCACCGGCTGCGGCGGGGGTCAGCCCACCGGCCAGGACGGCCGCCTCGAGCCGGGGTGCCAGGGCCGCCACGGCCGGGTGCGTGCGCAACGCGTGGTCCAGACCGTCGTGTACCAGCTGCCACATCCAGCGCACCTGTTGCGACCGGCGTCGCTCGGCGAGCTCCCCCGTCTCGCGGAGCCGGTCCTGGTGGGCGACGAGCGCCGCCCAGACCTCGGGCACCCCGGCGCCGGTGAGCCCGGCGCAGGTGAGCACCGGCACGGGCTCCTCGGGACCCCGCAGCATCCGCACCGCCCCGGCGAGCTCCCGGGCAGCCCGACGGGCGTCGCTCTCCCCCGGTCCGTCGGCCTTGTTCACCGCGATGACGTCGGCGATCTCCAGGACGCCGCGCTTGATGCCCTGCAGCTGGTCGCCGGTGCGGGCCAGGGTGAGGAACAGGAAGGAGTCGACCATCTCCGCGACGGTCACCTCCGACTGCCCCACACCGACGGTCTCGACCAAGACGACGTCGTGCCCGGCGGCCTCCAGGACCACCATCGACTCCCGCGTGGCGCGGGCGACCCCGCCGAGCGTGCCGGCGGTGGGTGCGGGCCGGATGAACGCCCGCGGGTCGACGGCCAGCCGTGACATCCGGGTCTTGTCGCCCAGGATCGACCCGCCGGACCGGGTGGAGGACGGGTCGACGGCCAGCACCGCCACCCGGGAGCCGGCGGCGGTCAGCGTCGTCCCGAGGGTGTCGACGAAGGTGGACTTGCCGACGCCGGGGACCCCGCTGATGCCCACCCGCCGCGCTCCCCCGGCGTGCGGCAGCAGCGCGCCGAGCAGCTCCTGGGCGGCGTCGCGGTGGTCGCCACGGGTCGACTCGACCAGCGTGATCGCCCGCGCCGTCGCCCGCCGGTCACCGGCCAGCACCCCCGCCACCAGCGCCGGGACGTCGGGTGCGGTCATGCGTGCCCGAGGCGCCCGGCGAGGGTGGTCAGCAGCTCCTGCGCCGCGTCGGCGATGACCGTGCCGGGCGGGAAGACCGCGGCCGCGCCCATCTCCTTCAGCGTCGGGACGTCGTCGGGCGGGATGACCCCGCCGACCACGACCAGGACGTCGTCGGCGCCGAGGTCG belongs to Modestobacter sp. L9-4 and includes:
- the meaB gene encoding methylmalonyl Co-A mutase-associated GTPase MeaB translates to MTAPDVPALVAGVLAGDRRATARAITLVESTRGDHRDAAQELLGALLPHAGGARRVGISGVPGVGKSTFVDTLGTTLTAAGSRVAVLAVDPSSTRSGGSILGDKTRMSRLAVDPRAFIRPAPTAGTLGGVARATRESMVVLEAAGHDVVLVETVGVGQSEVTVAEMVDSFLFLTLARTGDQLQGIKRGVLEIADVIAVNKADGPGESDARRAARELAGAVRMLRGPEEPVPVLTCAGLTGAGVPEVWAALVAHQDRLRETGELAERRRSQQVRWMWQLVHDGLDHALRTHPAVAALAPRLEAAVLAGGLTPAAAGDQVLRTFLTSTDAPPTDPR